A window from Pseudobutyrivibrio ruminis HUN009 encodes these proteins:
- the hisA gene encoding phosphoribosylformimino-5-aminoimidazole carboxamide ribotide isomerase has product MKFRPCIDIHNGKVKQIVGSTISDLGKLDGQPKENFVADKGADFFANLYKSDNLRGGHIINLNMKGTPEYDASKEEALKALKAFPGGMQYGGGVDDKNAKEFITAGASHVIVTSYVFNDGRVDFDALKRISEAVGREHLVLDLSCTRIDDKYVIVTDRWQKVSKEVITYNFLDRLAKYCDEFLIHAADVEGRQNGIDRDLVGFLSRYKRVPITYAGGVSDYGDIELISYLSDNNMDFTVGSCLDLFGGDLSYERIVKRIVTR; this is encoded by the coding sequence ATGAAATTCAGACCATGCATTGACATTCACAACGGTAAGGTAAAGCAAATTGTTGGTTCAACTATTTCAGATTTGGGGAAATTGGATGGTCAGCCAAAGGAGAATTTTGTGGCAGATAAAGGTGCAGATTTTTTTGCAAATCTTTATAAGTCGGATAATCTTAGAGGCGGACACATCATCAATCTGAATATGAAAGGTACACCAGAGTACGACGCATCTAAAGAAGAAGCGCTTAAAGCTCTTAAAGCATTCCCTGGAGGAATGCAATATGGCGGCGGAGTAGATGATAAAAACGCAAAAGAATTTATAACTGCAGGAGCTAGCCATGTAATTGTCACCTCTTATGTTTTTAATGATGGAAGAGTTGACTTTGATGCATTGAAACGTATATCAGAGGCTGTAGGAAGAGAGCATTTGGTTCTGGATTTATCTTGTACCAGAATAGATGATAAATATGTCATTGTTACAGACAGATGGCAGAAGGTTTCAAAGGAAGTTATTACATACAATTTCCTTGATAGACTTGCAAAATACTGCGATGAGTTCTTGATTCATGCAGCAGATGTGGAGGGAAGACAAAATGGCATTGATAGAGATTTAGTTGGATTTTTATCTCGTTACAAACGTGTTCCAATTACATATGCAGGCGGAGTATCGGATTATGGCGACATAGAGCTCATTAGCTATCTATCTGATAATAATATGGATTTCACAGTAGGCTCATGCCTGGATTTATTCGGCGGAGATTTATCCTACGAACGAATAGTGAAACGAATTGTAACTAGGTAA
- a CDS encoding M18 family aminopeptidase produces MNKTVKGLFEFIEESPSQFHVVANERQRFLDAGFVELNEAKEWKIELGKNYFVTRNGSSILAFRMPKDSLKSFMIMASHSDSPTFRIKEQPEMKEGHYVKLNTEKYGGMLMAPWFDRPLSIAGRVIVRSKNGIETKLIDFDRDLCMLPSLAIHMNREANDGYKYNPQKDLLPLVSMDENFNLKKLVAAELSVKEDEILGSDLFLYNREPGKVWGADEEFISIRRLDDLQCSYSSMMGLLAAKNSATAAQIHVTFDNEEVGSGTKQGADSTFLYDTLVRINEAMGGNNSSLLTAIANSFMVSADNAHALHPNYAEKSDPTNKVYMNEGVVIKFNANQKYMTDGLAFGIFTEMCNKAKVPYQTFVNRSDVAGGSTLGNISNAHVSINGVDIGLAQLAMHSPYETAGVKDTEYLLKIATKFYETVIENVSGSDYTLD; encoded by the coding sequence ATGAACAAAACAGTAAAAGGATTATTTGAATTTATAGAGGAGAGCCCATCTCAGTTCCACGTAGTGGCAAACGAAAGACAGAGATTTTTAGATGCTGGTTTCGTAGAGTTAAACGAAGCAAAAGAGTGGAAAATCGAGCTTGGCAAGAACTATTTCGTTACAAGAAATGGCTCATCAATTCTTGCATTTAGAATGCCTAAGGATTCTCTTAAGAGCTTTATGATTATGGCTTCACACAGCGATTCACCAACATTCAGAATCAAAGAGCAGCCAGAAATGAAAGAGGGCCACTATGTAAAGCTTAACACAGAAAAGTATGGCGGAATGCTTATGGCTCCTTGGTTCGACAGACCACTTTCAATTGCTGGTCGTGTTATTGTCAGAAGCAAAAATGGTATCGAAACAAAGCTTATCGATTTTGACAGAGACCTTTGTATGCTTCCTTCACTTGCAATCCACATGAACAGAGAAGCAAACGATGGCTACAAATACAATCCACAGAAGGATTTACTTCCACTTGTATCTATGGATGAAAACTTTAATCTTAAAAAGCTTGTTGCAGCAGAGCTTTCAGTTAAGGAAGATGAAATCTTAGGATCTGACCTATTCCTTTACAACAGAGAGCCAGGTAAAGTTTGGGGTGCAGACGAGGAATTCATTTCAATCAGAAGACTTGATGACCTTCAGTGCTCATACAGCTCAATGATGGGACTTCTTGCAGCAAAGAATTCTGCTACAGCTGCTCAGATTCACGTAACATTTGATAATGAAGAGGTTGGAAGTGGCACAAAGCAGGGTGCAGATTCAACTTTCTTATATGATACTTTGGTTCGCATCAATGAGGCTATGGGTGGCAACAATTCTAGCCTTCTTACAGCAATTGCTAATTCATTCATGGTTTCAGCAGATAATGCTCATGCATTACATCCAAACTATGCAGAAAAGAGTGACCCAACAAACAAAGTTTATATGAACGAGGGTGTTGTAATTAAGTTCAATGCAAATCAGAAATACATGACAGATGGTTTAGCTTTTGGTATCTTCACAGAAATGTGCAACAAGGCAAAGGTTCCATATCAGACATTTGTAAACCGTTCAGATGTAGCTGGTGGCTCAACACTTGGCAACATTTCAAACGCCCATGTTTCAATCAATGGTGTTGATATTGGATTAGCTCAGCTTGCTATGCATTCACCATATGAAACAGCAGGTGTGAAAGATACCGAATATTTGCTTAAAATTGCTACGAAATTTTACGAAACAGTCATTGAAAATGTTTCAGGCTCAGATTATACTTTAGATTAA
- a CDS encoding GntR family transcriptional regulator has product MVNTKYELIIKDIKKAINSGKYGVDEKIASENELAAKYGVSRQTVRKAIGQLISEGYLYARHGSGTFVARPKIKRGHSKNIAVVSTYMSDYIFPRVIQGINQVLDENGYSILLKTTNNSRKGEAWCMEELLSKNIDGMIIEPSQSAISCQHQVLYEQMDAMGIPYVFIQGCYEAMMDRPYVMLDDVEGGKLITEHLLNLGHRQIAGIFKADDIQGILRHKGYVKALASAGVAYDPDLVVWYHTKDKTTKPMEGLLRIFENGIPCHGVVCYNDEIAADVIKGLTNIGRNVPHDISVTGFDNSLLAHSKGITTIAHPQEELGKKAAQTLLGLIDGSISKKEAHILLEPKVIERKSCF; this is encoded by the coding sequence ATGGTTAATACTAAGTATGAACTAATAATTAAAGATATAAAAAAGGCAATCAATTCCGGCAAATATGGGGTGGATGAAAAGATTGCATCGGAAAACGAGTTGGCTGCAAAGTATGGCGTTAGTAGACAGACCGTGCGCAAGGCTATTGGTCAGCTTATATCTGAGGGCTATCTTTATGCACGTCATGGAAGCGGAACTTTTGTTGCACGTCCTAAAATAAAAAGAGGCCACAGCAAGAATATTGCTGTGGTTTCAACTTACATGTCGGATTATATTTTCCCGAGGGTAATCCAGGGCATCAATCAGGTGCTTGATGAAAATGGTTATAGTATCCTTCTTAAGACTACCAATAATTCCCGCAAGGGTGAGGCCTGGTGTATGGAGGAGCTTTTATCAAAAAACATCGATGGCATGATTATTGAACCTAGCCAAAGTGCCATTAGCTGCCAACATCAGGTTTTATATGAACAAATGGATGCCATGGGAATCCCTTATGTGTTTATTCAGGGTTGTTACGAGGCTATGATGGATAGGCCTTATGTAATGCTTGACGATGTGGAAGGCGGTAAGCTTATTACAGAACATTTGCTTAACCTTGGACATCGCCAGATTGCTGGTATTTTTAAGGCGGATGATATTCAAGGCATTCTCCGACACAAGGGATATGTAAAAGCGTTGGCTTCTGCAGGTGTAGCCTATGATCCGGATTTAGTTGTGTGGTATCACACAAAGGACAAAACTACAAAGCCGATGGAAGGGCTTCTCAGAATTTTTGAAAATGGAATTCCTTGTCATGGAGTGGTTTGCTACAACGATGAGATTGCTGCAGATGTAATTAAGGGCTTGACCAACATAGGCAGAAATGTTCCTCATGACATATCAGTGACGGGCTTTGACAATTCCTTGCTTGCTCACAGTAAAGGAATTACCACCATTGCACATCCCCAGGAAGAGCTTGGGAAGAAAGCAGCCCAGACGCTTCTTGGGCTTATCGATGGAAGCATTTCAAAAAAAGAAGCTCACATATTATTGGAGCCAAAAGTAATAGAAAGAAAATCTTGTTTTTAA
- a CDS encoding LL-diaminopimelate aminotransferase, with protein MFKVNTNFQKLPGSYLFSTIAKKVAAYQEANPNADIIRLGIGDVTQPIAPAMINALHSAVDEMGDAKTFHGYAPDLGYPFLRETIAKNDYQSRGCDISSDEIFVSDGAKSDSADIQELFAADVKIAVCDPVYPVYVDSNVMAGRCGTYDATLGKWSDLIYMPTTAENNFVPEFPKETPDVIYLCLPNNPTGTTLTKGQLQLWVDYANKNKCLIIFDAAYEAYISEEDVPHSIYECTGAKTCAIEIHSFSKNAGFTGVRLGYTVVPKDLVYDGISLNGMWARRHGTKFNGAPYIIQRAGEAVYSAEGQAQIKQQVSFYMNNAKTIYTGLKDAGYQVYGGVNAPYIWLKTPDNMTSWDFFDYLLENVQIVGTPGAGFGPSGEGYFRLTAFGSAENTVRAIERIKNL; from the coding sequence ATGTTTAAAGTAAACACTAATTTTCAAAAACTCCCTGGCAGCTATCTATTCTCTACAATTGCTAAAAAAGTAGCTGCATACCAAGAAGCTAATCCAAATGCAGATATTATCAGACTTGGTATTGGCGATGTTACTCAACCAATTGCACCAGCTATGATTAACGCGCTTCACAGTGCAGTTGATGAAATGGGAGACGCTAAAACCTTCCATGGCTATGCTCCTGATTTGGGATATCCATTCCTTCGCGAAACTATTGCAAAAAACGATTATCAGAGCAGAGGTTGTGATATTTCATCAGATGAGATTTTTGTTTCAGATGGTGCTAAATCAGATTCAGCTGATATACAGGAGTTATTTGCAGCAGATGTTAAAATCGCAGTTTGCGATCCTGTTTACCCAGTATATGTAGATTCAAATGTTATGGCAGGTCGATGTGGTACATACGATGCCACTCTTGGTAAATGGTCAGACCTTATCTACATGCCTACAACAGCTGAAAATAATTTTGTTCCAGAATTTCCAAAGGAGACACCAGATGTAATTTATCTTTGTCTTCCAAACAATCCAACAGGTACAACTCTTACAAAGGGTCAGCTTCAGCTTTGGGTTGATTATGCAAATAAAAATAAATGCCTAATCATTTTTGATGCGGCATACGAAGCATATATTTCAGAGGAGGATGTTCCTCACTCTATCTATGAATGTACTGGTGCAAAGACATGTGCAATCGAGATTCATTCATTCTCGAAGAATGCAGGCTTTACTGGCGTTCGTTTGGGCTACACAGTAGTGCCAAAGGATCTTGTTTATGATGGAATTTCGCTTAATGGCATGTGGGCTCGTCGTCATGGAACAAAGTTCAACGGCGCTCCTTACATCATCCAGCGAGCAGGTGAGGCAGTTTATTCAGCAGAAGGTCAGGCCCAAATCAAGCAGCAGGTTAGCTTCTACATGAATAATGCAAAGACAATCTACACTGGTCTTAAGGATGCTGGATATCAGGTATATGGCGGAGTTAACGCTCCTTATATTTGGTTAAAAACACCTGACAATATGACATCATGGGATTTCTTTGATTATCTTCTTGAGAATGTTCAGATTGTTGGAACACCAGGTGCTGGCTTTGGACCATCAGGTGAGGGCTACTTCAGACTTACTGCATTTGGTTCAGCTGAAAATACAGTTAGAGCTATTGAGCGAATCAAAAACTTATAA